The sequence below is a genomic window from Brevibacillus laterosporus.
CAAGCGATTGATAAATATGGTGTGGGAGCAGGTGCCGTTCGCACCATTAACGGGACGTTGGATATCCACATTACTTTAGAAAAAACATTAGCGGATTTTAAACATACAGAGGCGGCTATCGCTTACCAGTCTGGGTTTAACTGTAATATGGCAGCTATTTCTGCTGTGATGGATAAAAATGATGCAATTTTATCAGACGAATTAAACCATGCGTCCATTATTGATGGATGTCGTTTATCCAAAGCAAAAACGATTCGCTATAACCACTCTGATATGGCTGATCTTCGCCAAAAAGCAAAAGAAGCGAAGGAATCTGGCTTGTACAATAAAATCATGGTGATTACAGATGGCGTCTTCTCGATGGATGGAGATATTGCTAAACTACCAGAAATTGTAGAGATTGCTGAAGAATTTGATTTGATTACGTATGTGGATGACGCTCACGGATCTGGTGTCCTTGGTAAAGGGGCTGGAACAGTAAAGCATTTTGGCTTATCTGACAAAGTAGACTTTCAGATTGGTACGCTGTCAAAAGCAATCGGGGTAGTAGGTGGTTATGTAGCTGGTAAACAAGAGCTGATCGATTGGCTTAAAGTACGTAGTAGACCTTTCTTGTTCTCCACTTCCCTTACACCAGGAGATGTTGGGGCGATTACAAAAGCTATCCACATTTTGATGGAAAGCACCGAATTGCATGATCGTCTATGGGAGAATGGCAACTATCTGAAAAAGGGTCTGAAGGAGCTAGGCTTTAACATCGGAGAAAGCGAGACTCCAATCACACCATGCATTATTGGTGAGGAAGTAAAAACACAAGAATTTAGCAAGCGTTTGTATAAAGAAGGTGTTTATGCAAAAGCGATTGTATTCCCGACAGTCGCTCAAGGAACGGGACGTGTCCGCAATATGCCAACTGCGGCGCATACGAAAGAAATGTTAGATCAAGCGTTGGCCGCTTACAAAAAAGTAGGGAAAGAAATGGGAATAATTTAACCCTACTGGACAATAGGAACAACAGGAAAGAAAGGGGTCAACCCACATGAAAAGAATAATGGTAACAGGAGCGCTTGGACAAATTGGCTCTGAGTTGGTCACAAAGTTACGTAGTGTATATGGAACAGAGTCTGTTATTGCCACTGATATTCGTCACGGTGAAGGGCAAGAGGGGCCATTTGAGATTTTAGATGTAACAGATGCGAAAGCCATGCATGATATTGCTGCAAAATATAAGGTGGATACGATGATGCATCTGGCAGCTCTGTTATCTGCGACAGCGGAAGCAAAGCCATTGCTCGCTTGGAATTTAAATATGGGCGGACTGGTGAATGCACTAGAAGTAGCTAGAGAGCTGAATTGCCAATTCTTTACGCCAAGTTCAATCGGTGCATTTGGACCAACAACACCAAAAGATAATACACCACAGGACACAATCCAGCGTCCTGTTACCATGTATGGGGTGAACAAGGTTTCTGGAGAGTTGTTGTGCGATTATTACTACCAAAAGTTCGGAGTAGATACGCGCGGTGTACGTTTCCCAGGGTTGATTTCCTACGTAACGCCTCCAGGTGGCGGAACAACTGACTATGCTGTGGAAATATATTATGAGGCGATTAAAAACGGTCGTTATACCTCATACATTAAAAAAGGTACCTATATGGATATGATGTATATGCCAGACGCACTAGCTGCAATCATTAATCTAATGGAAGCAGATGCGTCCAAATTACAGCATCGTAACGCCTTTAATGTTACAGCGATGAGCTTTGAGCCAGAGCAGATCGCACAGGAAATTAAAAAGCACATCCCGACATTCGAGATGGATTATCAAGTAGATCCAATCAGACAAGGGATTGCAGACAGTTGGCCAAATTCAATTGACGCTACGGCTGCTACAGCAGAGTGGGGTTTTAAGGCGGAATTTGATTTGGAAAAAATGACAACAGATATGCTTGCCAAGCTTAGAGATAAATTGCAGGTAGTAGTTGGTAGCTAGTAGATAGAGCAGGAACAAGCCATATAGAAGGCTTTAATACGAATGATAGAAAGCAGAGGAGATGCTCGTTCCTCTGCTTTTTAATTTTGTCGTTCTTATTCACTTTCTACAACATGCATATTATTTAGCAGGGAAGCCACCGTCTAAGTTCAATTTCGTTCTAGGGATTATCTTGGTTTACAGCATATCCCGAGTTTGCTTGCATTGCTGCCAATCTCAGCGTCCGGCTCCATTTCATCGAATGATTTAAAGAACAAGCAGGAGATACATCATCGACCACCGAGGTCATTGATATAAAACGTACAGTATTCAAGATACACTTTATACCAAAACTTCAGGTAATTGATAGTTGCTAGAATAATCAGATATTTACACGTCACAAATGTCGCAAAAATGATCATGGATGAAATGAATTGTAAAAAATTAGTTTGTATAGGTTCTAAATATTTACTTCCATTTTTATAATATTATTAATGTTATAAATGGGGGTGAGTATTTCGGCAGTGCTAGAGTCTTTGCTTTACCACATCATAGGAGGGCGTTAAATGACAGAACAGAGTGTCATTAGCAAGATGGTTATAAAGGTATGTGTTGCTGTTGGGATGATGGTTTTGATGGTAGCAGGAACAATGTTTTTTGCTGAGAGTGCATCGGCTCACGGCTATATTGAATCTCCTACAAGCCGAGCATACATGTGTAAACAAGGTAAAAACATTAATTGTGGTCCTATCCAGTATGAGCCTCAGAGCGTAGAAGGTGTGGGCTCCTTTCCACAATCTGGACCACCGGATGGACAGATCACAGGGGCAGGCCACTATCCAGATCTGTATACACAAACCGCTGATCGTTGGAAAAAAGTAACGATGCAGGGTGGAACAAATACGTTTAAGTGGAAATTGGCAGCACTGCATAGCACGAAAGAGTGGAAGTATTACATTACCAAAAAAGGCTGGAATCCAAATAAACCACTTGCTCGCTCTGACTTAGACCTAGCTCCATTTTGCTACTTTAACGATGATGGGAAAAGACCTGCCACTACAGTGAGCCATTCATGCAATGTGCCAACTGATCGTAGTGGTTATCATCTCATTCTGGCCGTGTGGGAGATTGCGGATACCACTAATGCTTTCTATCAAGTGATAGACGTTAATCTAGTCAATAGTGCTACTACTGAACAATCCTCTATTGATATGAGCAAGGCTATTGTAGAACAACAAGCTACTCATGTGGGAATGGTGAGTCCTATCTTTTCTACGGTAAAACAAATTGAACAAGGAAGCATTTTTTCGCGCGCCCAGTGGTTTGCTGGTGATCTGTGTGTACTATGCTGATTAGGCATAAGCCGAATAATGGGTGTCACTAAAACGCCAATTATTCGGCTTTTTTGAGTCAAAAAACCTATGCAAAACATTTTATTTAGTAATAACATACATCTAGTTCTTTTATCCTAATGCTGTGTACATAGAAAATTCATACAGGAAAGAATGACTGTTTCCATCTTTTAACTAACATTTGTCCAAAATCCTAGCTCTTTCATTAAAAAAAGATCAGATTAAAAATGTGACTATTGTAGTGTGATAATTCAGTCGTAAAGAATCTATCAAATATACTACCAATTTTAATAAAATAATAAATGTTACAAAGTATTTAGTACAACCTGAAAAATTACATATTACATACTGGGAGGTAGACAAAAATGGCATTGCAATGGAATAAATTTTTGGGAAAAAGCTCTGTAGCTTTTGGAATAACTCTAGCGGCTATGGCTGGAACGATGGTATTTGCAAGTAGTGCATCTGCACACGGATACATTGAATCACCAACAAGTAGAGCTTTATTGTGCAAGCAAGGACAAAACAGTGGCTGCGGTCAAGTTCAATATGAACCACAAAGTGTAGAAGGGGTAGGTAATTTCCCACAATCTGGCCCTAAAGATGGGCAGATTACAGGGGGAGGCAAATATACTGAACTCTTTGCACAAACAGATAGTAGATGGCAAAAAGTAGCCATGCAGGGTGGGAAAAATACTTTTACATGGAACTTGACTGCTCCTCACTCTACCGGTGACTGGAAATATTACATAACCAAAAAAGATTGGAATCCAAATAAACCAGTAGGTCGCGATGATCTTGAGCTTATTGGCAAGTTTAACGATGGTGGAAAGGTTCCGCCTAAATCTGTTTCCCATGTCATTAACGTACCAACGGATCGTAACGGCTACCATATTATTCTAGGTGTTTGGGAAATTGCTGACACAGGGAATGCTTTTTATCAAGCAATTGACGTAAATTTGAAGAACGATGGTAATCCAACAGAACCAGAAGTACAATTGCCAACGATTCCTAGCAATTTGACCTCTCCAGCTCAGACAACAACAAGTATTGAACTGCGTTGGTCAGCTTCCACAGCTTCTGAAGGTATCAAAGAATATGAAGTATATCGCAATAGTCATCTAGTAGGTACATCAAGCCAAGCTTATTATGAAGACAAAGAATTGACTATTGATACAGCTTACACGTATACCGTTCGTTCCGTTGATTTTGCTGGCAACAAATCTGATATGTCTAAGCAAATAACAGTAAAAACAAGTAAAGAAGACGAAAAGGTAGAATTACCAACGGTACCAGACAATTTGGTTTCCCCAGCAAAAACGAAATCTACAGTTGATTTAAGTTGGTCAGCTTCCACAGCTACCCATGGTATTCACGCATATGAAGTGTATCGTGATGGTCGACTTGTAGGTACGACTAGAGAAACATCCTACACAGATAAGGATTTAAAAGCAAACACAGCATACTCTTATACGGTGGTAGCTGTCGATCATACAGGTAATAAATCTGCTTTCTCCAAAGCAGTAACTGTTCGTACAGAAAAAGATGAGGATGAGAACAACAACGGAACTTGGAACAAAGACAACGTTTATAATAATGGCGATCGTGTCATGTATGACGGAGTAGAGTACGAAGCACAGTGGTGGACTCGTGGTGAACGTCCTGACAATGCGGATGTATGGAAGCAAGTTGGCGATGTCGTACAAAAATGGAACAGCGACAAAGCATACCAGGGTGGGGTACAAGTATCCTACGAAGGTAATACTTATCAAGCGAAATGGTGGACAAAAGGCGAAGAGCCAAGCACATCCTCTGTGTGGACACTCGTACGATAAGGAACGAAGTCAGTAAAAGAATTGGATAAGAAAAGGACCATTCAACAGCCCTCTGATATGCTCCCCTAAAGGTAGACAGGTGAAATAATAAAACCTGCTACTGTGAGGGGAGCTTTTTCATGCCTAAAGTACAATATGGTGCGCCAGAGAAATTCGCCATCCTACAAGAAGTTGAAAGTGGCCAGTGGGGTCTTATGGCTACAGTTAAAAAATACGGGATTAACAAATCAACCTTAGCGAAATGGCGAGGTCGTTATGAAGTGTATGGATACGAAGGGTTAGAGGTTCGAACCCACAATAGAAGTTATTCTGCGGAACTAAAGCTTCAAGCGGTGAGGGATTATCTCTATGGGGGATTGTCACAATATCAGACCATCGATAAGTACAAGATAGCCAGCCGAACACAACTCTCCAACTGGGTAAAGAAGTATAATGGTCATAGCAGCTTAAAAACCTATACAGGGGGAGTGAAAGCTATGACGAAAGGTCGATCTACAACTTGGCAGGAGAGGATTGATATTGTTCTTTATTGTCTTACCCATCATCATGACTATCAAAAGACAGCGGAGCAGTACCAGGTCTCCTACCAACAAGTGTACCAATGGGTAAAGAAGTATGAAAATGACGGTCAGGATGCTTTACAGGATGGGCGGGGAAGAAAAAAAGCGCTTGAGGAGTTAACCGAAGCGGATCGCCAAAAGTTCGCAATGAAAAAGCTGGAGTATGAAAATGAGCGGCTTCGAGCAGAGAATGCTTTCTTAAAAAAGTTACAGGAAATCGAAAGGTGGCGACGTTAAGCCAATATCGGCAGGAGAATGTCTACCTTGCCATTCAAGCTGTTTGGCAAGAAGAACAATGTAGCGTGCAGGTATTGTGTGAAATCGCAAAGATTTCACGGTCAAGCTATTACAAATGGCTCAATCGCAA
It includes:
- a CDS encoding chitin-binding protein; protein product: MVIKVCVAVGMMVLMVAGTMFFAESASAHGYIESPTSRAYMCKQGKNINCGPIQYEPQSVEGVGSFPQSGPPDGQITGAGHYPDLYTQTADRWKKVTMQGGTNTFKWKLAALHSTKEWKYYITKKGWNPNKPLARSDLDLAPFCYFNDDGKRPATTVSHSCNVPTDRSGYHLILAVWEIADTTNAFYQVIDVNLVNSATTEQSSIDMSKAIVEQQATHVGMVSPIFSTVKQIEQGSIFSRAQWFAGDLCVLC
- a CDS encoding L-threonine 3-dehydrogenase gives rise to the protein MKRIMVTGALGQIGSELVTKLRSVYGTESVIATDIRHGEGQEGPFEILDVTDAKAMHDIAAKYKVDTMMHLAALLSATAEAKPLLAWNLNMGGLVNALEVARELNCQFFTPSSIGAFGPTTPKDNTPQDTIQRPVTMYGVNKVSGELLCDYYYQKFGVDTRGVRFPGLISYVTPPGGGTTDYAVEIYYEAIKNGRYTSYIKKGTYMDMMYMPDALAAIINLMEADASKLQHRNAFNVTAMSFEPEQIAQEIKKHIPTFEMDYQVDPIRQGIADSWPNSIDATAATAEWGFKAEFDLEKMTTDMLAKLRDKLQVVVGS
- a CDS encoding glycine C-acetyltransferase, producing the protein MSSRGLQEFLHGNLAELKSKGLYNVIDPLESANGPVITIKGQKLVNLSSNNYLGLATDERLKEAAHQAIDKYGVGAGAVRTINGTLDIHITLEKTLADFKHTEAAIAYQSGFNCNMAAISAVMDKNDAILSDELNHASIIDGCRLSKAKTIRYNHSDMADLRQKAKEAKESGLYNKIMVITDGVFSMDGDIAKLPEIVEIAEEFDLITYVDDAHGSGVLGKGAGTVKHFGLSDKVDFQIGTLSKAIGVVGGYVAGKQELIDWLKVRSRPFLFSTSLTPGDVGAITKAIHILMESTELHDRLWENGNYLKKGLKELGFNIGESETPITPCIIGEEVKTQEFSKRLYKEGVYAKAIVFPTVAQGTGRVRNMPTAAHTKEMLDQALAAYKKVGKEMGII
- a CDS encoding chitin-binding protein, whose product is MALQWNKFLGKSSVAFGITLAAMAGTMVFASSASAHGYIESPTSRALLCKQGQNSGCGQVQYEPQSVEGVGNFPQSGPKDGQITGGGKYTELFAQTDSRWQKVAMQGGKNTFTWNLTAPHSTGDWKYYITKKDWNPNKPVGRDDLELIGKFNDGGKVPPKSVSHVINVPTDRNGYHIILGVWEIADTGNAFYQAIDVNLKNDGNPTEPEVQLPTIPSNLTSPAQTTTSIELRWSASTASEGIKEYEVYRNSHLVGTSSQAYYEDKELTIDTAYTYTVRSVDFAGNKSDMSKQITVKTSKEDEKVELPTVPDNLVSPAKTKSTVDLSWSASTATHGIHAYEVYRDGRLVGTTRETSYTDKDLKANTAYSYTVVAVDHTGNKSAFSKAVTVRTEKDEDENNNGTWNKDNVYNNGDRVMYDGVEYEAQWWTRGERPDNADVWKQVGDVVQKWNSDKAYQGGVQVSYEGNTYQAKWWTKGEEPSTSSVWTLVR
- a CDS encoding transposase, which translates into the protein MPKVQYGAPEKFAILQEVESGQWGLMATVKKYGINKSTLAKWRGRYEVYGYEGLEVRTHNRSYSAELKLQAVRDYLYGGLSQYQTIDKYKIASRTQLSNWVKKYNGHSSLKTYTGGVKAMTKGRSTTWQERIDIVLYCLTHHHDYQKTAEQYQVSYQQVYQWVKKYENDGQDALQDGRGRKKALEELTEADRQKFAMKKLEYENERLRAENAFLKKLQEIERWRR